A window of Chthoniobacterales bacterium genomic DNA:
CGACGCGGTTGCTTGGGGGCGACGAAGTCTTGGGCCAGACAACTTCCCGCGGAGAGAACCGCGATCAAGATCGGAAGGGTTGCGCGCATGTATTTCCTTTAGATCCGAGGAGGCTTGCCGGCAACCCAGAAAATCACTCTCGCTTTTGCGCTGCGGACTGCGGAATCATCATCTTTTCATGGATTACCTGTCGAAAGCCCGCCGGGTCATCGAAGTCGAGGCGGCGGAATTGCGCCGATTGGCGGAAAACCTTGATGGCAAAGCCTTCGGGCGGGCCGTGGAGACGTTGAGGGCGTGCGTGGACAAGCGGGGCAAAATCGTCGTCTGCGGAGTGGGCAAGTCGGGGCACATCGGCGAGAAAATCGCCGCGACTCTCACCAGCACCGGATCGACCGCTGTCGTCCTGAATTCCCTCAATGCCCTCCACGGTGATCTCGGCCTCGTTGCCGATGGGGATGTGGTGCTCGCCATCAGCCACGGCGGGGAAACCGCGGAACTCCTCAACATTCTCCCGCCGTTGGCGCGCTTCGACGTCAAACTCATCGCCATCACCGGACGTCCGGACTCGACGCTCGGCCACGCCGCCGACATCTGTCTCAAAGTCGATGTGGGCCAGGAGGCTTGCCCGCTCAATCTCGCGCCGACCTCCAGCACCACGGCCATGCTCGCTCTCGGCGATGCGCTGGCCATGGTCCTGCTCGAGGCCCGCGGGTTCCAGGCGGACGATTTTGCGCGCATTCACCCCGGTGGGAGCCTCGGCCGGGTTCTCCTTAATCGCGTGAAACAAATCATGCGCAAGGCCTCCAAAATGGCGGTTGTTTCACCCGATGACAACGTGCTCGACGCGCTCAAGCGCATGACCGAGCGCCGCAGCGGAGCGGCGGCGGTCGTCGGTGCCGACGGCAAGCTCTGCGGCGTGTTCACCCACGGGGATCTGGCGCGCCATTACCAGACGCATCCCGATCTCGGGTCGCTGCCGGTCGTGAGATTCATGACCAAGTCTCCGGTCACCATCGAAGGCGACAAGCTTGCCGCCGAGGCCCTGCACGTGCTAAAGACCCACCGTATTGACGACCTCATCGTGGTGGACAAGGAGAACCACCCGATCGGCGTGATCGATTCGCAAGATCTGTCCCGTCTGCAAGGCGTCTGACCGCAATCTTCAACCAACACGATCAATCTATGCCCGCCGCCAACGACCTCCGCAAAGGAATGGCCATCAAATACAACAACGACACGTATGTTGTCCTCGAGGTGCACCATCGCACTCCCGGCAACCTGCGCGCGTTCGTCCAGGCCATTATCCGCAGCATCAAAACCGGCAAGTCGAGCGATGTGCGCTTCGGCTCCACCGAGAAGGTCGAGCTGGTCGATTTGCAGCGGCGTCCGTTGGAATTCAGCTACAAGGACCATGAGGGATATCACTTCATGGATCCCGAGACCTACGAGACGCTCGAACTGGACGAAGCTCTCCTCGCCAGCGTCAAGAACTACCTCGTGGAAAACCTCAAGGTCGATGTGCTCTACGCCGAAGGCCGCGCGGTCGAAGTGGAAATCCCGGCCTCGGTCACGCTGAAGGTCATCGAGTCGCCCGAGGGTCTGCGCGGTGACACCGCCAGCAACGTGCAAAAGCCCGCCACGTTGGAGACCGGTCTTGTGATCAACGTCCCGCTCTTTATCAAGGAGGGCGAGACGGTGAAGATCGATACGCGCACCGGCGCGTATATGGGTCGCGCCTGACGCGGCTGCGAGTCATGGCCCGACGCGATCGCCGCCGAAAAGCCGCGCCGCGGGTCAGGCGCCTCAACGCTTCGTTTGCGGCTTCGCCGGATGCCTTCACGGTGCCCGTGCGCTGGGTCAAGGCGATCGTCGGTATTTTTCTCCTGCCGCCGTGCTACATCCTCACGGCCGCGTTTTTCAGCGCGCTTTTCCGCGCGGCCGATCAGGACTTCCACCGCACGGCGGAATTCCTTTTTTTCGCCGCTGGTTCCGCGATCTGGCTGTTTGTCTTTTTTGTCCTTCCGCGTCCCCTGTGGATCTACGTGTTCGGGCACGAATTGACCCACGCCTTGGCGGTGCGTCTGGCCGGCGGACAGGTGCTCGACTTCAATGTGAGCCGCGAGGGTGGACACGTGGTGACGGACAAGATCAACACGTGGATCGCGCTCGCGCCGTATTTCATCCCGATCTACAGCGTCATTGTCATCGCGCTTTACGGGTTGGGATCCGTTTTTTACGACCTCGAACCCTACCGTCCTTTGCTCTACGTGCTGCTCGGGTTCACCTGGACCTTCCATGCGACGTTCACCCTTTCCATGATCCCGAAAGGACAGACGGATCTGGCTTATGGCGGGCACTTTTTTTCGCTGCTCGTCATTTATCTGATGAACCTGCTGGTCCTGTCCTTCATGCTTCTGCTCGCGTTGCCGCAACAGGGCGGGTTCCGAAAATTCGCCCGTGATATCCTCCTCTTCAGTGCCGACTTCGCTGTCGGTGCGAAGCATGTTTTCGATCTGCTTGTCCGAGCCGCGGGTTATTGAGCCGCAAACTTTCCTCGGGGCAGGCATTCTGCTTTGCTCGCGCCATGAGCATGACCGTCTGGCACAAAATCAAGGAATACACGGATCTGAAGTTCGAGAAGACGGAGGACGGGATCGCCAGGATCACGATCAACCGTCCCGAGGTGCGCAACGCCTTTCGCCCGCAGACGGTCGGGGAAATGAAGGATGCGCTCGACCATTGCCGCGACGATGCGTCGATCGGCGTGATCATTCTCACCGGCGAGGGTGACAAGGCTTTCTGCTCGGGCGGAGACCAGAAGGTGCGGGGTGACGGCGGCTACATCGGTGCAGACGGCGTTCCGCGTCTCAACATCCTCGACGTGCAGAAACAAATCCGCAGCTTGCCCAAACCGGTGGTCGCCATGGTCGCGGGCTATGCGATCGGCGGCGGTCATGTGCTCCATGTCGTCTGCGATCTGACCGTTGCCGCCGACAACGCGCGCTTCGGCCAGACCGGTCCGCGCGTCGGTTCGTTCGATGGCGGCCTCGGCGCAAGCTACCTCGCGCGGGTGGTCGGACAGAAAAAAGCGCGGGAGATCTGGTTTCTTTGCCGTCAGTATGACGCACAGCAGGCCCTCGAGATGGGCTTGGTCAACACCGTGGTCCCGCTCGCGCGTCTCGAGGAAGAGACTCTCAAGTGGTGCCGCGAAATCCTCGAGCTTTCACCCATGGCCTTGCGTTGTCTCAAAGCCGCGCTCAACGCCGACTGCGACGGACAAATGGGTCTGCTCGATTTGGCCGGCAATGCGACGCTGCTCTATTACCTGAGCGAAGAAGCAAAAGAGGGCAAACAGGCCTTCGTGGAGAAGCGCAAACCGGACTTCTCCAAGTATCCTCGCTTCCCCTGACCGCGCGACTATAATAGCCGCCTATGTCGAGCTTCGCCGGGCAACTTTTCCGCATCGCCACCTGGGGAGAATCCCATGGGGGTGGCGTCGGTGTTGTCATTGACGGATGCCTGCCGCAGATCGAACTGAGCGAAGCGGACATCCAGAAAGAACTCGACCGCCGCCGCCCCGGGCAGAGCGACATCGTCACGCCGCGCAAAGAGGCCGACCGCTGCGAGATTTTATCCGGCGTTTTCCAAGGCAAAACCCTCGGAACGCCGATTGCCATCCTTGTGCGCAACGAGGACGCGCGTCCCGAGGCCTACAAGGAAATGGAGACGATGTTCCGCCCTTCGCACGCCGATTTCACTTATCAGGCGAAATACGGCATCCGCAATTGGCAGGGCGGGGGACGCGCCTCCGCGCGTGAAACCATCGGACGTGTCGCTGCCGGTGTCGTGGCTCGCAAGGTTCTCGACGCGCTTCATCCCGGCATGGAGGTGCTGTCATGGGTCGGCCGCGTGCACCAAATCGCATCAAGCGTCGATCCGTCGAAGGTGAAATCCGCCGATATCGAAGCGAACGCCGTCCGTTGCCCCGATGCCGCCGCGGCGGAAAAGATGATCGCACGCATCAAGCAGGCGCGTTCGGACGGCGATTCGGTCGGCGGACTCGTCGAGTGCGTTGTGCGGAATTGTCCGCCGGGCTTGGGCGAGCCGGTCTTTGACAAACTCGAAGCGGACCTGGCCAAGGCCATGCTCAGCTTGCCGGCGACGAAGGGATTTGAAATCGGATCCGGTTTCGAGGGAACCAAGCTTACTGGACGCGAACACAACGATGCTTTCGAGATGCGCGGAGGACGCACTCGCACCGTGACCAACCGCTCCGGCGGGGTGCAGGGCGGTATCAGCAATGGCGAAGACATTGTCTTCCGCGTCGCCTTCAAGCCCACCGCGACCATCGCCAGCGCCCAGCAGACCGTCACCGGCTCGGGTGAGAACGCCGAACTTGCGGCGCGCGGACGCCATGATCCGTGTGTCGTCCCGCGTGCCGTGCCGATTGTCGAAGCCATGGTCTGGCTCGTGCTGGCCGAGCATGCCCTGCGCCAACGCGCGCAAAGTGCGGCTTGAGAAAATTGCCGATTCGGCCCGGAGACGGCGGACTTGGGCTTTGCTTGCCGGCTGTCAGGGATTTGGCGGCTGGAGCGGGAGTTCGAGCCATGCCAACCCGATATCCCGTCCCATGTGGCTGATGCTGTCCGAACCGGGCGCATCGTAGAACAGCGCGAGCCGCCCTTCGATGGGCACGACGGATGGCATGCCAATGCAGGCGTGGCTCCAAGAGCAGTTCTGGCCGTCCAGAACCACCGCCTTTTGGCTGGCGTCCCAGCGGCGCGGGTCCCTGCTCCAGTAAACCCAGATCGCATCGGTGAACTCCGCGCGATGGTCTATTCCCACATGGTTGGTGAAGAGAAACCAGAAGCCATTCCGCGGCTCGAAATAGAGCGAAGAGTTTTCAATCTGCTCGGTCACGGGCAGGAGAGGTTCCGGCGAGACCGCCCAAGGGCCATCCGGATGATCAGCCTGCAAGAGGCCGAGAGTCCGATGGATATCGCAACGTCCCTCGGTCACGGTTCCGCTGGCTGCACTGAAAAATTGACAGATTTTTCCATCATGCTCGAAGACGAATCCCGGGCTGGCCGTTTCCCCGTAATACGTTCCTTCGACGGGGTGAACGATCTCGACATCATAACGCTTCGTCCAGGGACCGCTTAAATCCGCGGCCTCCGCTTTGCAGCTCAAGTAGGGGACGTGTGGGATGCAGTCCGGTGCCGGGGTGGTCTTTTGACACCCCACGTAGTAGGCGTGCCAGCGGTCGCCATGGCGGAAGAACCATGGGGAGGCCGCGGTGTGGGAGTCCGGACGGCCGGGTTCACCAAGTTCGAGAATCGGGCCGTGGCGGCGCCAGTTTTTCAAGTCCGTGGAGGTGGCCAGACAGGCCCTCCAGCCGACACCCGGCTCGGCGCCGTCATAAAAAAGATAATAGGTGCCGGAATCATGGACGACACTGGCTTCCCGTGCACCGCCCGCATCGCACCGCCCCGGGCCTTCCCCGTGACGGAAGATTCGCCCGGCGTCCGTGGCATTCATCCGCAGACGGGCGGTGGGTCGGTTGTCGATATAGGTTTTCATGGAGAAATCTTCATTGTTCAACCCTCGCCGGCTCGTGCCCCGACGATGCTGATCTCAGCAAGGCGTGCAGATACTTTCAACGAGGGAAATTTTGCGGGGCCGATGATTCGATTTTTTTCAGACGGAAAGTCCGGGCGCAATCGTTTTTCGCCTCTGCTGCCGGAGACGTGAAGAGAATTTTTATTTGCACCCGGAGCGGTTTGAATTTTGCCGCAGCCGCAGCCGCGGCGCGGTGACCGGTGCCGGGACCAACGGGTGGCGCCTTGCCACCGGAAAAATCAATCAAGGTGGAAGACTTCCCGCAGATCGCGCGACCATGGTGAGCCGTCTGCATGGTATTTCATGAGCGGCTTCATATGGTCCCACCAGCGCCGGCATACGTCGGTGGATGCGATGGAGGCCCATGCGACTTCATCCTCGATCTCGACATAGCCGAAAAGGAGATGCGTGTCCTTGTCGTGGAAGATCGAGTAATTGTGCACGCCCTTCGACGCAAAAAGGTCGGCGAGTTCCTGCCAGATCGGGCTGTGTCGCTTTTCATATTCTTCCACCTGATCGGGGAAGACCTGCATGAGGAATGCTTTGCGGATCATGATTTTGGTCAGTTTCCCGCAAAAAGTTCGCGTTGGAAATGTTCGACTAAGGTGACCACAAAAAGATTGGTCACCGGCTACTGCAGCAAAACCTGCTTGCCGCGCTCCGAGGCCGCCCCGGTCTGCGCGTGGTGCATGTTGGGCGTGGTGGCGACGGCCGCGGCGGCGATGCGCGCTGATACGGTATGGTCGATGGTCGACAGGGCAAAAAGATAGCGGACGGGGTTCCGGCACGGCATCGGCAATTTTTCGCGGCTTCCTTGTCTCCCGGGAATTTTTTAGAACGGGTCCCGCCGATGAAAAAACACGAAAAAATCGCGGCGATGCTCCAGGAGAGAATTGTCCTGGGCGACTACACGCTGATCGGCGTTCCCGGGGTGCGGCAGTTGGCGGCGGAGTGCGGGGTCGCGGTGATGACCGCGCACCGCGCGGTGCAGTTGCTCAAGCAGCGTGGTCTGCTGGAAAAGCGCGGCCCGGGCCGGCGCAAAAGTTCCGTTCGCCGGGTGTCCAAGCAGCCTTTCACCGTGGGATTGCTCATGCCGGTCAGCACCACAGCTTACGCATGGACATGGCAGAGTGCGGTTCTGGCGTCAGCTTCGCGGCGGGGGATCGTGGTGCGCGAGGTTGTCTGCCGGCATTGGACAGACACGATGGTCTCCGAATCGCTCAAGGGATTCGACGGCGTGTTCGCCTTGCAATTTCCGCCCGAACTGCCCGGCCATACGCGGCAAATTCTGACGGCGAGCGGCACTCCGATGATCTCGCTGGACCAGGATTTGACCGGGTGCGGCATTCCTTCGCTCCTTGCCTTTCCTCCCGCCTGTTCAACCG
This region includes:
- a CDS encoding KpsF/GutQ family sugar-phosphate isomerase; the encoded protein is MDYLSKARRVIEVEAAELRRLAENLDGKAFGRAVETLRACVDKRGKIVVCGVGKSGHIGEKIAATLTSTGSTAVVLNSLNALHGDLGLVADGDVVLAISHGGETAELLNILPPLARFDVKLIAITGRPDSTLGHAADICLKVDVGQEACPLNLAPTSSTTAMLALGDALAMVLLEARGFQADDFARIHPGGSLGRVLLNRVKQIMRKASKMAVVSPDDNVLDALKRMTERRSGAAAVVGADGKLCGVFTHGDLARHYQTHPDLGSLPVVRFMTKSPVTIEGDKLAAEALHVLKTHRIDDLIVVDKENHPIGVIDSQDLSRLQGV
- the efp gene encoding elongation factor P; amino-acid sequence: MPAANDLRKGMAIKYNNDTYVVLEVHHRTPGNLRAFVQAIIRSIKTGKSSDVRFGSTEKVELVDLQRRPLEFSYKDHEGYHFMDPETYETLELDEALLASVKNYLVENLKVDVLYAEGRAVEVEIPASVTLKVIESPEGLRGDTASNVQKPATLETGLVINVPLFIKEGETVKIDTRTGAYMGRA
- the menB gene encoding 1,4-dihydroxy-2-naphthoyl-CoA synthase — its product is MSMTVWHKIKEYTDLKFEKTEDGIARITINRPEVRNAFRPQTVGEMKDALDHCRDDASIGVIILTGEGDKAFCSGGDQKVRGDGGYIGADGVPRLNILDVQKQIRSLPKPVVAMVAGYAIGGGHVLHVVCDLTVAADNARFGQTGPRVGSFDGGLGASYLARVVGQKKAREIWFLCRQYDAQQALEMGLVNTVVPLARLEEETLKWCREILELSPMALRCLKAALNADCDGQMGLLDLAGNATLLYYLSEEAKEGKQAFVEKRKPDFSKYPRFP
- the aroC gene encoding chorismate synthase, with translation MSSFAGQLFRIATWGESHGGGVGVVIDGCLPQIELSEADIQKELDRRRPGQSDIVTPRKEADRCEILSGVFQGKTLGTPIAILVRNEDARPEAYKEMETMFRPSHADFTYQAKYGIRNWQGGGRASARETIGRVAAGVVARKVLDALHPGMEVLSWVGRVHQIASSVDPSKVKSADIEANAVRCPDAAAAEKMIARIKQARSDGDSVGGLVECVVRNCPPGLGEPVFDKLEADLAKAMLSLPATKGFEIGSGFEGTKLTGREHNDAFEMRGGRTRTVTNRSGGVQGGISNGEDIVFRVAFKPTATIASAQQTVTGSGENAELAARGRHDPCVVPRAVPIVEAMVWLVLAEHALRQRAQSAA
- the rhaM gene encoding L-rhamnose mutarotase, whose translation is MIRKAFLMQVFPDQVEEYEKRHSPIWQELADLFASKGVHNYSIFHDKDTHLLFGYVEIEDEVAWASIASTDVCRRWWDHMKPLMKYHADGSPWSRDLREVFHLD
- a CDS encoding GntR family transcriptional regulator — protein: MVDGRQGKKIADGVPARHRQFFAASLSPGNFLERVPPMKKHEKIAAMLQERIVLGDYTLIGVPGVRQLAAECGVAVMTAHRAVQLLKQRGLLEKRGPGRRKSSVRRVSKQPFTVGLLMPVSTTAYAWTWQSAVLASASRRGIVVREVVCRHWTDTMVSESLKGFDGVFALQFPPELPGHTRQILTASGTPMISLDQDLTGCGIPSLLAFPPACSTVLLDHFYRLGHRRISCLNTFPLVADIPQRIAQWSDWMGEKGLEAHIIGRPPPSFLGTEVYFRRAHKLVYEMARKKKLPATAFFCPTVWSALGAMRALQEAGLRVGRDVSVGAVNDEGMAELVYPALTSVRMPDLGPQLGRCLDWMLAGGKRQGDLRLRPPRTCFFEGGSSGRVVRSGR